A DNA window from Thermodesulfatator atlanticus DSM 21156 contains the following coding sequences:
- a CDS encoding homocysteine biosynthesis protein has product MAFKVKKTIDEINEKIKRGEAVVVTAEEMVKIVKDVGPTEAAAEVDVVTTGTFAPMCSSGAFINFGHSTPAIKAHRVWLNGVPAYAGIAAVDIYIGATEPCEDDPLNKVYPGEFRYGGGHVIQDLVAGKTVYLRATAYGTHCYPRKYLEKEITLKDLPYALLCNPRNAYQNYNCAINLSDKTIYTYMGILRPKAGNANYATSGELSPLFKDPYLRTIGVGTRIFLGGGVGYVAWAGTQCNFKVPRTEKGAPLSPAATLMVYGDLKQMSSEWLVGVSILGYGCSLAVGVGVPIPILNEEVAAFAGLSDEELFTQVVDYAHDYPNGIKRSYGTVSYAELKSGKIKVLDKEIPTVPLSSMVKARKIANILKTWIKEKNFLLTEPQAPFPGTELYPFR; this is encoded by the coding sequence ATGGCTTTTAAAGTAAAAAAGACCATCGACGAAATCAATGAAAAGATCAAGCGTGGTGAGGCCGTAGTAGTTACTGCGGAAGAAATGGTAAAAATAGTAAAAGACGTAGGCCCAACGGAAGCCGCTGCCGAAGTTGACGTAGTGACCACGGGCACTTTTGCTCCCATGTGTTCCTCTGGAGCTTTTATAAACTTTGGACATTCCACCCCTGCCATCAAAGCCCACCGTGTCTGGCTAAACGGTGTCCCGGCATATGCCGGCATTGCCGCGGTGGATATCTATATCGGCGCAACAGAGCCTTGCGAAGACGATCCTTTGAACAAGGTCTATCCTGGAGAATTCCGCTATGGTGGAGGCCACGTTATTCAAGATCTGGTTGCCGGAAAAACCGTATATTTACGTGCTACAGCGTATGGCACCCATTGCTATCCACGCAAATACCTAGAAAAAGAAATCACCTTAAAAGACCTCCCCTATGCCCTTTTATGTAATCCTCGTAATGCCTATCAAAATTACAACTGCGCTATTAACCTCTCCGACAAAACGATTTACACCTACATGGGCATCTTACGCCCTAAAGCGGGCAACGCGAACTATGCTACTTCTGGAGAGCTATCTCCCTTGTTTAAAGATCCCTATCTCCGTACCATCGGTGTGGGTACCCGCATTTTCCTTGGAGGCGGCGTAGGCTACGTAGCCTGGGCCGGAACCCAGTGTAATTTCAAAGTGCCGCGCACGGAAAAAGGCGCTCCTCTTTCGCCAGCAGCCACCCTTATGGTCTATGGCGATTTGAAACAAATGTCTTCTGAATGGCTGGTGGGAGTTAGCATCCTTGGCTATGGTTGCTCGCTGGCAGTGGGTGTAGGTGTGCCTATCCCAATCCTAAACGAAGAAGTCGCTGCCTTTGCCGGGCTTTCTGACGAAGAACTTTTTACGCAAGTAGTTGACTACGCCCACGACTATCCCAACGGAATCAAACGCTCCTACGGAACAGTAAGCTATGCCGAACTTAAAAGCGGTAAAATAAAAGTCCTTGATAAGGAGATCCCTACGGTTCCGCTTTCAAGTATGGTCAAAGCGCGTAAAATCGCTAACATCTTAAAGACCTGGATAAAAGAAAAGAACTTCTTGTTAACAGAGCCTCAAGCGCCGTTTCCAGGCACAGAGCTTTATCCGTTTCGTTAG
- a CDS encoding CBS domain-containing protein — MRIKHWMVKDVITISPDATIEEAVQLMKKHSIRHLPVMEDDELVGLVTESSIRQYTLPSLMETLPVREVMIINPVTVDAEATIDEAAKLIHRYKIGGLPVTHGGKLVGIITVTDLLEAFIELMGILRSSSRIDVIPAENKSFEEVLDIIRHHGGRIISVGMDVHSSGEKIYYIRLEKCPLDPIAAALELAGHQIISLVE; from the coding sequence GTGCGTATTAAACATTGGATGGTCAAAGACGTAATCACCATTTCGCCAGACGCCACCATTGAAGAAGCAGTGCAATTGATGAAAAAACATTCCATTCGTCATCTGCCCGTGATGGAAGACGATGAACTGGTAGGCCTGGTAACAGAAAGCAGCATCCGCCAGTACACCCTTCCTTCTCTTATGGAAACACTTCCTGTGCGAGAAGTAATGATTATCAATCCTGTCACCGTAGATGCGGAAGCCACTATTGATGAGGCAGCCAAGTTGATACACCGTTACAAAATAGGCGGGCTTCCAGTAACCCACGGTGGCAAGCTGGTTGGTATCATAACGGTGACTGATTTGCTAGAAGCTTTTATTGAGCTCATGGGCATTTTGCGCTCAAGTTCACGCATTGATGTTATTCCTGCGGAAAACAAAAGCTTCGAAGAGGTGCTTGACATTATTCGTCATCACGGCGGGCGCATTATTTCCGTGGGCATGGATGTCCATTCCTCAGGCGAAAAGATTTACTACATACGTCTTGAAAAGTGCCCTTTAGACCCTATTGCAGCTGCCCTTGAACTAGCAGGGCATCAAATTATTTCATTGGTGGAATAG